A stretch of DNA from Manihot esculenta cultivar AM560-2 chromosome 7, M.esculenta_v8, whole genome shotgun sequence:
AGCTGATAAACTTCGTCGGGAGATTCAACAGTTTGGTGATCCGCCTGATTTTGCTAGAGAAGTGGAGGAGCAAGAAGAGTCACAACCAGAACCTGACGATGATCATGGAAGTGTGCCATTAGATAAGTTCAAGGGCAAAAAGTCCAAGGCTGCAGCAAAATCAGGGGGACAAATGTTTCAGTGGGAAATTATGCGCAGTTTTGGGCTTTCTGACAGTGAGATATCAAAGTTCCAAGATCCATACGAATGGCTGAGGTTCTTTCCTCCATTAGCCATGGAGGATCTTAAGGCTCTTGGCTTGGGCTGTGATTGGAGACGCTCTTTTGTCACTACAGATATAAACCCATACTTTGATTCTTTTGTGCAGTGGCAGATGAGGAAACTAAAATCCATGGGTAAGATTGTCAAAGATGTGCGCTACACAATTTACTCTCCTTTGGATGGCCAGCCATGTGCAGATCATGACAGGGCAAGTGGTGAAGGTGTGCAGCCCCAAGAATATTCCCTCATAAAGATGGAGGTGTTGCCACCTTTCCCTGTGAAACTGGGGCCTTTAGAAGGGAAAAGAGTGTTTCTAGCTGCAGCTACATTGAGACCGGAGACGATGTATGGACAAACGAATGCGTGGGTCTTGCCTGATGGTAAATATGGAGCTTTCGAAATCAATGAGACGGATGTGTTCATCCTCACAGAGAGAGCAGCCCTCAACCTTGCCTATCAGAACTTTTCAAAGTTCCCCCAGAAAACTAGTTGCTTGGTTGAGCTAACTGGTTATGATCTTATTGGTCTTCGCTTGAAGTCTCCCCTTTCTTTCAATGAGGTCATATATGCTCTTCCCATGCTGACCATTCTGACAGACAAAGGCACTGGGATTGTGACTAGTGTACCTAGTGATGCCCCTGATGATTATATGGCTTTGCATGACTTGAAAGCAAAACCGGCTTTCAGGGCAAAGTATGGTGTGAAAGATGAATGGGTATTGCCCTTTGATATTGTACCAATCATCAATATTCCAGAATTTGGAGATAGGGCAGCAGAAAAAGTCTGTGTGGATCTGAAAATTAAGAGCCAAAATGAGAAAGAGAAACTTGCAGAAGCAAAGAGGTTAACATACCTGAGAGGATTCACGGAGGGAACAATGGTTGTTGGAGAGTTTGCAGGGAGAAAAGTTCAAGAAGCAAAACCATTAATTAAGGCCAAGCTCATTGAGACTGGCGAGGCAGTTATGTATAGTGAACCTGAGAAACGGGTTATGTCAAGGTCTGGTGATGAATGTGTTGTGGCACTCACTGACCAATGGTACATTACATATGGGGAAGAAGAATGGAAGAAATTGGCTGAGGAATGCTTATCGAATATGAATCTCTACTCTGATGAGACACGACATGGCTTTGAGCACACCTTGAGCTGGTTAAATCAGTGGGCTTGTTCGCGATCTTTTGGGCTTGGGACTCGCATTCCCTGGGATAAAGATTTCCTTGTTGAATCCTTGTCTGACTCCACTATCTACATGGCTTATTACACTGTTGCCCACCTGCTTCATAAGGATGACATGTATGGTACAAGCAAGTCTCATCCTATTCAGCCCGAGCAAATGACTGATGAGATCTGGGATTTTATCATCTGCGGTGGCCCATACCCCAAATCATCTGCTATACCTTCATCTATACTTGATAAGATGAAGCAGGAGTTCGAATATTGGTACCCATTTGATCTTCGAGTCTCTGGTAAGGACCTCATACAGAATCATTTGACATTCAGCATTTACAATCATACTGCAATCATGGCCAAGCACCACTGGCCTCGTGGATTCAGGTGTAACGGGCACATTATGCTCAATTCTGAAAAGATGAGCAAGTCTACAGGAAATTTTAGGACAATCCGGCAGGCTATTGAGGAATTTTCTGCTGATGCTACACGATTCTCTCTTGCTGATGCTGGGGATGGCGTTGATGATGCAAACTTTGTGTTTGAAACTTCAAATGCTGCAATCCTCCGCCTCACTAAAGAGATTGCATGGATGGAAGAGGTTCTGGCTGCAGAATCATCTCTGAGAACAGGTCCCCCATCTACTTATGCTGATCGAGTGTTTGCAAATGAGATGAATATTGCAGTCCAAATGACTGAGAAAAATTACCGGGAATACATGTTTAGAGAAGCGCTGAAAACTGGATTTTATGATTTGCAAGCTGCCAGGGATGAGTACAGGTTCTCATGTGGCAGTGGGGGCATGAATCGTGACTTAATATGGCGTTTTATGGATGTGCAGACGCGGCTTATTACTCCTATCTGTCCACACTACGCAGAATACGTTTGGAGGGAGCTTCTGAAGAGGAATGGCTTTGTGGTGAAAGCAGGCTGGCCTATGGCTGGTTCTCCTGACCTAACTTTGAAGGCTGCCAACAAGTACTTGCAGGACTCAATTGTTCTGATGAGGAAGCTGCTTCAAAAGCAACTTTTAGGTTCAAAGAAGGGCAATAAGAAGGGAGCTCCAGTCACAACACTAACTGAAAGCAAGATAACGGGTTTGATATATGTGAACGAGGAATTCGATGGATGGAAGGCAGAATGCTTGAGGATAC
This window harbors:
- the LOC110619404 gene encoding leucine--tRNA ligase, cytoplasmic, whose protein sequence is MATDSAKSFARRDRLLEIEQKVRGWWDEKDVFRAEPGEKPPVPDEKFFGNFPFPYMNGFLHLGHAFSLSKLEFAAAYHRLRGANVLLPFGFHCTGMPIKASADKLRREIQQFGDPPDFAREVEEQEESQPEPDDDHGSVPLDKFKGKKSKAAAKSGGQMFQWEIMRSFGLSDSEISKFQDPYEWLRFFPPLAMEDLKALGLGCDWRRSFVTTDINPYFDSFVQWQMRKLKSMGKIVKDVRYTIYSPLDGQPCADHDRASGEGVQPQEYSLIKMEVLPPFPVKLGPLEGKRVFLAAATLRPETMYGQTNAWVLPDGKYGAFEINETDVFILTERAALNLAYQNFSKFPQKTSCLVELTGYDLIGLRLKSPLSFNEVIYALPMLTILTDKGTGIVTSVPSDAPDDYMALHDLKAKPAFRAKYGVKDEWVLPFDIVPIINIPEFGDRAAEKVCVDLKIKSQNEKEKLAEAKRLTYLRGFTEGTMVVGEFAGRKVQEAKPLIKAKLIETGEAVMYSEPEKRVMSRSGDECVVALTDQWYITYGEEEWKKLAEECLSNMNLYSDETRHGFEHTLSWLNQWACSRSFGLGTRIPWDKDFLVESLSDSTIYMAYYTVAHLLHKDDMYGTSKSHPIQPEQMTDEIWDFIICGGPYPKSSAIPSSILDKMKQEFEYWYPFDLRVSGKDLIQNHLTFSIYNHTAIMAKHHWPRGFRCNGHIMLNSEKMSKSTGNFRTIRQAIEEFSADATRFSLADAGDGVDDANFVFETSNAAILRLTKEIAWMEEVLAAESSLRTGPPSTYADRVFANEMNIAVQMTEKNYREYMFREALKTGFYDLQAARDEYRFSCGSGGMNRDLIWRFMDVQTRLITPICPHYAEYVWRELLKRNGFVVKAGWPMAGSPDLTLKAANKYLQDSIVLMRKLLQKQLLGSKKGNKKGAPVTTLTESKITGLIYVNEEFDGWKAECLRILQSKFDYKTRVFAPDGEIMEALKNSSVGQSTTFKQTQKLCMPFLRFKKDEAISIGPQALDLRLPFGEIEVLQENLDLIKRQIGLEEVEVLSVANPDAISKAGSYSSLLNQNPPSPGNPTAIFLTSS